The Solanum lycopersicum chromosome 9, SLM_r2.1 genome window below encodes:
- the LOC112942180 gene encoding uncharacterized protein isoform X2 — protein sequence MRFIHGSEMDAKHDKKAAGHDAAIKAEIVNLSQLIPLKLTINEYYNNKGIDVSQAQQENEFFNVVFIDNVPQQSHGSLDCGIYILAFAEYLSYGQGIPVNVFDASCLRSRYATLLCNYGQQKNDAGAISDNEAPPRYSKFNVAMQEIDTIQID from the exons ATGCGTTTCATTCATGGATCCGAGATGGATGCAAAGCACGACAAAAA GGCAGCAGGTCACGATGCAGCTATCAAGGCAGAGATAGTTAACCTGTCTCAGTTGATCCCTTTGAAGTTAACAATCAATGAATATTACAACAATAAAGGAATTGATGTATCGCAAGCTCAACAAGAGAATGAGTTCTTTAATGTAGTATTCATAGATAATGTTCCTCAACAGTCGCATGGGTCTTT GGATTGTGGTATTTATATTCTAGCTTTTGCCGAATATCTATCATATGGCCAAGGTATTCCAGTGAATGTTTTTGATGCATCATGTTTACGGTCAAGATACGCTACACTTCTTTGCAATTATGGCCAACAAAAGAATGATGCTGGAGCAATAAGTGACAATGAAGCACCTCCAAGATATAGCAAATTCAATGTAGCAATGCAGGAGATTGATACAATTCAAATAGATTAG